A genome region from Psychrobacter jeotgali includes the following:
- the cgtA gene encoding Obg family GTPase CgtA, translated as MRFIDEAVVTVKAGDGGNGIASFRREKYVPRGGPDGGDGGSGGDVYVIADDNTNTLVDYRYTRRYDAMRGENGKSKNCSGKGSEDIFLPVPIGTTIIDTETDEVIGDMIEIGQTVLVAKGGDGGLGNTHFKSSTNQAPRKATSGFEGELKVLKLELKVVADVGLVGLPNAGKSTFIRQVSAAKPKVADYPFTTLVPNLGVVDIGRHRSFVMADIPGLIEGASEGAGLGIRFLKHVARTRRLLHLVDVKPIDGSDPVENAQVILNELERFSPELAKLPQILVLNKIDQVADEDLNELCTHIVAELGWTGIVFRTATLTGEGVDAVKYHLMNEIEREREREEEDPIFAEAQQERFERLEAEVRRNTEAQREAYRAARKAQREGIDLTDNNMDDYFDDDDDDNDVEVVYAP; from the coding sequence ATGCGATTTATTGATGAAGCCGTCGTAACGGTAAAAGCAGGTGACGGTGGTAACGGAATCGCCAGTTTTCGCCGTGAAAAGTATGTCCCCCGTGGAGGCCCTGATGGCGGTGACGGTGGCAGTGGCGGTGACGTTTACGTTATCGCTGATGATAATACCAATACTTTAGTTGATTATCGTTATACCCGCCGCTATGATGCCATGCGCGGTGAAAATGGAAAAAGTAAGAACTGTTCAGGTAAAGGTTCTGAAGATATTTTCTTGCCAGTACCGATAGGTACTACTATTATTGATACCGAGACCGATGAAGTCATTGGTGATATGATTGAGATTGGACAGACGGTACTAGTCGCTAAAGGTGGTGACGGTGGTTTGGGTAATACCCACTTCAAAAGCTCTACCAACCAAGCGCCCAGAAAAGCCACTTCAGGTTTTGAGGGCGAGCTTAAAGTACTCAAGCTTGAGCTCAAAGTGGTTGCTGATGTCGGGTTAGTGGGTCTACCTAACGCCGGTAAATCCACCTTTATCCGTCAAGTATCTGCTGCCAAGCCTAAAGTGGCTGATTATCCCTTTACTACTTTAGTACCAAACTTGGGCGTGGTTGATATTGGTCGCCATCGTTCTTTTGTGATGGCTGATATACCAGGACTCATCGAAGGGGCTTCAGAAGGCGCTGGTCTTGGTATTCGTTTTTTAAAGCACGTTGCTCGTACGCGTCGTTTGCTGCATTTGGTTGATGTGAAGCCTATTGATGGTAGTGATCCTGTTGAGAACGCTCAGGTTATCTTAAATGAGCTAGAGCGCTTCTCACCTGAATTAGCTAAACTGCCACAAATTCTGGTACTGAACAAAATCGATCAGGTAGCCGATGAGGATTTAAATGAGCTTTGCACTCATATTGTTGCTGAGCTTGGTTGGACGGGTATCGTCTTTCGTACCGCCACCTTGACCGGTGAGGGCGTTGATGCAGTCAAATATCATTTGATGAATGAGATTGAGCGTGAGCGTGAGCGTGAAGAGGAAGACCCCATCTTTGCAGAAGCTCAGCAAGAGCGCTTTGAGCGTTTGGAGGCTGAGGTGCGCCGTAATACCGAAGCGCAGCGAGAAGCTTATCGTGCTGCTCGTAAAGCCCAACGTGAAGGTATCGACTTAACAGATAATAATATGGATGATTATTTTGACGACGACGATGATGATAATGATGTCGAAGTGGTTTATGCCCCTTAA
- the hemE gene encoding uroporphyrinogen decarboxylase, whose translation MSTSNDNNSTQQQFAPLKNDRLLRALRFEPVDTTPVWMMRQAGRYLPEYKATRAEAGDFMSLCRDTARATEVTMQPLRRMDLDAAILFSDILTIPDAMGQGLYFETGEGPKFKQVIRERSDIERLPTLDVNDSLDYVMRAVTSIRKELNGLVPLFGFSGSPWTLATYMIEGGSSKDYRYTKGMLYSQPELLHLLLDKLATTVVDYLDAQIIAGAQAVQIFDSWGGALAHRQFIDFSHNYNKRIVSELKARHPDVPVILFTKGGGLWLDIQADSEADALGLDWTMPLDRARQILTESQRQLTKQHKKLQRNKAIQGNLDPATLYGSPETIRAEVKFMLDNAYACGDKTGYVANLGHGITQWVNPDNAKVFIDAVHDYQI comes from the coding sequence ATGAGCACTTCAAACGATAATAATTCAACTCAGCAACAATTTGCGCCTTTAAAGAACGATAGACTACTGCGGGCATTACGCTTTGAGCCTGTTGATACCACCCCAGTCTGGATGATGCGCCAAGCTGGGCGTTATTTACCTGAGTATAAAGCCACTCGCGCTGAAGCCGGTGATTTTATGAGTTTATGTAGAGATACGGCTCGGGCGACTGAAGTCACTATGCAGCCATTACGCCGGATGGACTTAGACGCGGCTATCTTATTTAGTGATATCCTAACTATTCCTGATGCTATGGGACAAGGGCTATATTTTGAGACCGGTGAAGGTCCAAAATTCAAACAGGTCATACGTGAGCGCTCTGATATTGAGCGTCTACCTACCTTGGATGTTAACGATTCTTTAGACTATGTGATGCGTGCTGTTACCAGTATTCGTAAAGAGCTTAATGGGCTAGTACCGTTATTTGGTTTCTCAGGTAGCCCTTGGACGCTAGCCACTTATATGATTGAAGGGGGTAGCTCAAAAGACTATCGTTATACCAAAGGCATGCTTTATAGTCAGCCTGAATTACTGCATTTGCTGTTAGATAAACTGGCTACCACTGTTGTGGACTATCTTGATGCCCAAATTATCGCAGGTGCCCAAGCAGTACAGATATTTGATAGCTGGGGCGGAGCGTTGGCTCATCGCCAGTTTATAGATTTCTCTCACAATTATAATAAGCGTATTGTGTCTGAGTTGAAAGCACGTCATCCTGATGTTCCAGTTATTTTGTTTACCAAAGGTGGCGGATTGTGGCTTGACATTCAAGCGGATAGTGAAGCAGATGCTTTGGGACTTGATTGGACTATGCCACTTGACCGTGCGCGTCAAATATTGACTGAAAGTCAGCGTCAATTGACTAAGCAGCATAAGAAATTGCAGCGTAATAAAGCCATCCAAGGTAATTTGGATCCTGCTACTTTATATGGTTCACCAGAAACTATTCGTGCTGAAGTCAAATTCATGCTGGATAACGCTTATGCGTGTGGGGACAAAACTGGTTATGTGGCTAACTTAGGCCATGGTATTACTCAGTGGGTTAACCCTGATAACGCCAAGGTATTTATCGATGCCGTGCATGACTATCAAATTTAA
- the proB gene encoding glutamate 5-kinase has product MAVDIASTTEEARFIKQTRNFDIRRVIVKIGSSLLTNNGRGLDRTAIYEWAKQIARLHNEGMEVLLVSSGAVAEGVVRMNLDERPKKLAALQACASIGQMGLIETWWSALIQHGVQSAQLLLTHDDLSNRRRYLNTTGALTQLLDWRVLPVINENDTITVDEIKFGDNDTLGAMAAAMVNADLYIILTDQQGVFTDNPRDNPDARMIRQERAMADYLFDIAGDGGKLGRGGMLTKIRAGRLAAMGGCPTVIVSGAIENVITRVVSGEAVGTLLTTNDADKIIARKQWLAAHLRMAGTLIVDAGAAKALTEHNKSLLPVGVVEVRGDFDEGDVVEIVHHDTGERLAVGQMNFSSYDARRVARERTEHFDRILGGKEERVVMVHRDNLALSM; this is encoded by the coding sequence ATGGCAGTTGACATAGCAAGTACGACCGAAGAAGCAAGGTTTATCAAGCAGACACGTAACTTTGATATTCGACGTGTTATTGTCAAGATTGGCTCATCCTTATTAACCAATAATGGTCGTGGACTTGATCGAACTGCCATTTACGAATGGGCAAAACAGATTGCTCGGCTACACAATGAAGGCATGGAAGTGTTGTTGGTGTCCTCAGGGGCGGTAGCTGAGGGCGTAGTAAGGATGAACTTAGATGAGCGTCCCAAAAAGCTGGCAGCCCTTCAAGCTTGTGCTTCCATTGGACAAATGGGCTTAATCGAAACTTGGTGGTCAGCGCTTATCCAGCACGGCGTACAAAGTGCACAGCTGTTATTAACTCATGATGATTTGTCTAATCGTCGCCGTTACTTGAATACGACTGGCGCATTGACTCAATTGCTCGATTGGCGGGTTCTACCAGTAATTAATGAAAACGACACCATTACTGTTGATGAAATCAAGTTCGGTGACAACGATACTTTGGGTGCGATGGCAGCGGCCATGGTCAATGCGGATTTATATATCATCTTGACCGATCAACAAGGCGTATTTACAGATAATCCACGTGATAATCCAGATGCTAGAATGATCCGTCAAGAGCGAGCTATGGCTGACTATTTATTTGATATCGCCGGTGATGGCGGTAAGCTTGGCCGCGGCGGTATGTTGACTAAGATCCGTGCAGGACGTCTAGCAGCTATGGGTGGTTGCCCAACGGTCATTGTTAGTGGCGCTATTGAAAACGTTATTACGCGTGTGGTTTCAGGTGAAGCAGTGGGTACGTTATTAACTACCAATGATGCTGATAAGATTATCGCACGTAAACAGTGGTTAGCTGCGCATTTACGGATGGCAGGGACTTTGATTGTGGATGCGGGTGCTGCCAAAGCACTAACTGAACATAACAAGAGCTTATTACCCGTTGGCGTAGTGGAAGTGCGTGGCGACTTTGATGAAGGTGACGTGGTAGAGATTGTCCATCATGATACCGGTGAGCGTTTAGCAGTAGGACAAATGAACTTTTCATCCTATGATGCTCGCCGCGTGGCTCGAGAGCGGACTGAGCATTTTGATAGAATCTTAGGCGGGAAAGAAGAGCGGGTAGTTATGGTGCACCGCGATAACTTAGCCCTGTCTATGTAA
- the argC gene encoding N-acetyl-gamma-glutamyl-phosphate reductase: MISAAIVGGTGYTGIELIRLLSSHPEVSIDLLTSRSEAGRRADEIFPSLRGISDLVFSDLGDETLTALQKCDVVFFATPHGVAMQQAEALTQAGVKVVDLAADFRLQSLADFEHWYQQPHACPDLLKTAVYGLPEINRDKLSEALVVGNPGCYPTTAILGLKPIIELENVQAERLIEPRIVIDAKSGVSGAGRQAKLALNYAETTDNFNAYGVTGHRHLPEIEQGIEQLLSSQFSHRVRFLPHLVPMIRGMFSSIHLELTEAGKAIDWQSTFEDSYHQEAFIDVLPAGIYPDTRSVRASNRLRIAVHQNNERSELTVLVVQDNLVKGAAGQAVQNMNVMFGLDETLGLNFAPIVP; encoded by the coding sequence ATGATTTCAGCAGCTATTGTCGGTGGTACCGGCTATACCGGTATTGAGCTTATTCGCTTATTATCCTCTCATCCTGAGGTGTCTATTGACTTATTAACCTCACGAAGTGAAGCGGGCCGCCGCGCTGATGAAATATTTCCAAGCTTACGCGGTATCTCTGATTTAGTTTTTAGTGATTTAGGCGATGAGACACTGACAGCTCTGCAAAAGTGCGATGTGGTGTTTTTTGCGACACCGCATGGCGTGGCAATGCAGCAAGCTGAAGCTTTAACCCAAGCTGGGGTTAAAGTCGTGGATCTGGCGGCTGATTTTCGTTTGCAGTCGCTGGCTGATTTTGAGCACTGGTATCAGCAGCCACATGCTTGTCCTGATTTACTAAAAACCGCTGTCTATGGTTTACCTGAAATTAACCGAGATAAGCTATCAGAGGCACTAGTAGTCGGTAACCCTGGCTGCTATCCAACAACCGCTATTTTAGGTTTAAAGCCTATTATTGAGCTGGAGAATGTACAGGCAGAGCGTCTGATCGAGCCGCGTATTGTCATTGATGCCAAGTCGGGAGTTTCGGGAGCGGGGCGCCAGGCAAAACTTGCCTTAAACTATGCTGAAACTACAGATAATTTTAATGCTTATGGGGTGACTGGTCATCGTCATTTACCTGAAATTGAGCAAGGCATAGAGCAGCTACTTAGCAGTCAATTTAGCCATCGTGTACGCTTTTTACCGCATTTGGTGCCGATGATTCGCGGCATGTTTAGCAGTATTCATTTGGAGCTGACAGAAGCGGGTAAAGCGATCGACTGGCAAAGCACGTTTGAAGATAGCTATCATCAAGAAGCGTTCATTGATGTCTTGCCAGCAGGTATTTATCCTGATACTCGTAGTGTACGTGCTAGCAATCGTTTACGTATAGCAGTGCATCAGAATAATGAGCGTAGCGAGCTTACCGTACTGGTAGTACAGGATAATTTGGTCAAAGGAGCAGCGGGACAAGCGGTTCAAAACATGAATGTCATGTTTGGTCTTGATGAAACACTTGGTTTAAACTTTGCTCCAATCGTGCCTTGA